From Odontesthes bonariensis isolate fOdoBon6 chromosome 21, fOdoBon6.hap1, whole genome shotgun sequence, a single genomic window includes:
- the srsf2b gene encoding serine/arginine-rich splicing factor 2b: MSYGRPPPAIEGMTSLKVDNLTYRTSPETLRRVFEKYGRVGDVYIPRDRYTKESRGFAFVRFHDKHDAEDAMDAMDGALLDGRELRVQTARYGRPPDSHASEGRRGGGGSSRRPGGHGRRSRSRSPSPRQRRRSRSRSRSRSRSRSRSRYSRSRSYSRSRSKSHSPRNKKTKAHSPSRSRSRSKSKSKSKSRSRSRSRSRSCTPSSKRGSRSRSKSPPKSAAAPENGVESL, translated from the exons ATGAGCTACGGTCGGCCTCCCCCAGCCATCGAAGGCATGACTTCCCTCAAAGTGGACAACCTCACGTACCGAACTTCGCCGGAAACACTCAGACGTGTCTTTGAGAAGTATGGCCGGGTCGGGGACGTGTACATACCCCGAGACCGCTACACGAAAGAAAGCCGCGGCTTCGCGTTTGTTCGGTTCCACGACAAACACGACGCCGAAGACGCGATGGACGCCATGGACGGAGCGCTGCTGGATGGACGGGAGTTACGGGTCCAAACGGCCCGGTACGGCAGACCCCCGGATTCCCACGCCAGTGAGGgacggagaggaggaggaggatcttCCCGCCGGCCTGGTGGCCATGGACGCCGAAGCCGAAG CCGCTCGCCCAGCCCGAGACAAAGAAGACGCTCCAGGTCCCGGAGCAGGAGCCGCTCTCGTTCTCGAAGTAGATCCCGATACTCCAGGTCCAGGTCTTactccagatccagatccaaaTCCCACTCCCCCAGGAACAAGAAGACCAAGGCTCATTCTccatccagatccagatcccgCTCAaagtccaagtccaagtccaagtccaggtccaggtccaggtccaggtccagaaGCTGTACCCCTTCCTCCAAAAGAGGGTCCAGGTCTCGGTCCAAAAGCCCGCCCAaatcagcagcagcaccagagaATGGGGTAGAGTCCTTGTAG
- the LOC142371529 gene encoding zymogen granule membrane protein 16-like has protein sequence MFSLLFFAALCASCLAKPGLVHYSYSRAVGSGSGESFSSEGEGRITAVRVWEISNSYITGIQLRYEYTWTPVLGRKVGNANELDLFDGEFIFQISGKYHTNYIYKLIFVTSKGRTLNVGQPIQKSFNFYPVHPDAELRLLSGRYNGNGITSLGAYWGVVFMEQSNGTSVGE, from the exons ATGTTTTCCCTCTTGTTCTTTGCTGCTCTCTGCGCAAGCTGCCTGGCAAAAC CTGGGTTGGTGCACTACTCTTACTCTCGTGCTGTGGGAAGCGGGTCCGGCGAATCCTTCTCATCAGAGGGGGAAGGAAGGATCACAGCCGTCAGGGTCTGGGAGATTTCCAACTCTTACATCACAGG TATTCAGCTACGCTACGAATACACCTGGACTCCAGTGCTGGGTCGCAAAGTTGGAAATGCAAATGAGCTGGACCTGTTTGATGGAGAGTTCATTTTTCAG ATCTCTGGTAAATACCACACCAACTACATCTACAAGCTGATTTTTGTGACATCTAAAGGACGCACCCTGAATGTCGGCCAGCCAATTCAG AAATCCTTTAACTTCTACCCGGTGCACCCAGACGCAGAGCTCAGACTGCTGAGCGGCCGCTACAATGGAAATGGGATAACTTCACTGGGAGCTTACTGGGGGGTGGTCTTCATGGAACAGAGCAACGGTACCAGTGTTGGTGAATAA